The following is a genomic window from Hemibagrus wyckioides isolate EC202008001 linkage group LG22, SWU_Hwy_1.0, whole genome shotgun sequence.
TGTCCTGCTGCAGTGGAAAGCTTGTTCATGGCACTGAAGAGCATTGACCGAATGGACATTGTGAACATGCTGGAAGGTCAACAAGGAAACCAGGAACAGGAAAGGCGCAGACACAGTGACCGAGATCACCTCTCTCTTGGCATACCAAATGGTAAGAGATTCTTCATTGCCTTGACCCTCCATAATTCCCCTTCCCCAGCCACATGTGAGTCCTTTTACCCCAAAACCAGGCTTCTCCTCACCTCCAGCTAACAGCTACAGCCATTCCCTGGGTTCTAATCACTTATACTTGATAATGTAGCTCAGATCATTTATGTCATCATTATTCTGCTGTCACCAGGACCAGGGCTAAGGACATCCCTACAAGCCTGCTTACATCTTTCTCAATCTGTCCGATGCTAATCAAATTTAATGTCCATTATTAAGTGTGTATGGCTATGTTCGCTCATGCTTCACACCTGGTGAATTAAATTACTAGTAAATTAGTTGTTTTTATGTCCACACTTATCTAGTACACAAAAATTACCATAAAAATTACCATAAAAATCATGAAGAGCAGTTATGCACATTGTTGTCTTCAATGTCTCTTGATGTGGGTTCAGAGTTGCATAAAGCTTACTGTCATGATTTGGCCTGCATCCTGTTTGTTTTGCCATGACCATGATGGAAAATATAGAAGTGAAGGAAATAGATAACCAAGATCTCAGATCTGGGCTGAGTTGATGTATTGGAACAAGTAGTTTAGGGTCACAAATTAGAAGTGTCAATTAGACcactatatataaaaatagaccactgtatataaaaaatatattgcatAAATGTTGGATCTTTATGTTACCTAGTTTGGAAGCACCAATGAATAGCttttgagtgcatgtgtgtacagtgtaaaatcAGTGTTATGTAACAATGGTAGCTCTTTATTAAAACTCTGGCAATAAGTTGCCCTTTGGCAATTTGGTTTCAGAAATCTCAGTGTAAATGACTACAGTATGACATGCAAATAGCTTGTGCTGAAAAATCACACACTAAATGACAAGAGTTTGttttaacaaaattaaaaacatataaTCTGGCAGTTAAAGGCATACCACGAGTCCAAACAATGTGTCATCCCTCTTCCCTTTGACCCCTCTCTTTGTGATCACTGGACATATCATCTGCAGCCTagcctcttcctcctccacctcctcctccacctcctcctcctcctccaaactctctgacctttgacctcatACAGACACCATGTTGACCTCTGGCCCTCACCTCTTTATCCTTAGGCCTGCATTTTTGCCTATTTCCTtttttcacaaaaacacaccaccaatattattgcttttttttctgtgatcAAAATTCCCTTCTCATTAGCTGTACACTCAGTGTCCCCTGCAGGAGGGAGGTGTTTCTGACCCTGTcaccttctgtctctgtctccttttccttctctctgtcgTCTTCTGCTGTCCTCCTCCCTCTTTCtattttcttgttcttttactTTCCACCTACACACCCCCtgctctcctctcttctttccCTGGTGCCTGTATGCATGCACTTGAGGCTCATTGCTATTTTGACTTCATCACTGCTTGTGCATGTAGAAGTTGAATGCAGATCAATGGagtttttctattatttttgaAGGGCTTTGCCTGGAGACTTATTGACACATTTAGCATATTCatattccaacatgactgacTGACAATCACACTCAGGCTTATGTATACACTCTCTGTAGGCTTGCAAAcgagtgacaaattaaaggaaaaacctgAATAACTTACGGCTAAAATATAATTCATGCAGATACTTTAAGACAAGTGTATGTTATGATACTTTTGAGCAATATATGTAGCACTATGCTTTGTGATAGGTATAAAATGCTCTAACAGCTCAGTCGACCTTGAACAAGGGTCaacacaggaagaggaagagtttTCATTATCATTGTTTCAGTCACACAAGATGTGTATGTTTCAATAGGAACAGTCAGTAAAGTGATATAAAAAAGAATGCACATATTGCACATTCAGTGCCATGTATTAAACAATTTTTCTGAAAATCTATATCCAGAACATGATCAAACTGTCAATAAAAACACTGAAGGTATGTTCTGttggtttttcctttaatttgtcacccatcCAACTTTAATTATTTCACGGAGCAAGTTTTGCTGTGTACCTACAGTGTGGAGTCTATAGAGACGTGCATTCACACGAGTGTTGTATCCTCATCAAAACTGCTCTTTGTGCCCTCTGTATGTGTTTCTTCCTAAATTAACATAAGAATGCCCTTCAAATAATCTGCATGCTGTATGTTTTGCATGAAAGGCTGAGCTGAGTCGGCCAGCATGGGAGTATAGAGACTCAAAGCATTCCCACTTGTCCTGTTATTGCATTTAAATGAGAAAACAAAATGGTGTTGTGGATTTAATTAATGCTTTTtggtcactgtactgtactgtgaaGTTCTTTGTCCTtgtctgtccttttttttctgtgaccTGTGCATCACCAAAGCCTTAATTATGttcttttgtgtttctgtgttagtAATGAACCTGTGTTACTTTTTACTCATGGCTCCTCCATTagcagtttgttttgtttgcattaTTATGTGTCTGTTCtctatacatgtatatatatatgtctgtgttcagcaatgAACATTCCTGGGTGTTTGTGGTTCTGTGGCTGTGTGTCAAAGATTCCAATCTATTTCTTTATgttgctttgtgtttgtgtgtttatctgtccgtgtgtgtatctctgtttATGTCACATCAGTCcttacacattactgcacattaaTAGAATGTTCCCAGTTAGACAACATTACTTTTCTATAACCACATATGTTGCATTGTgggaatgtttttttattaaaaacaaaaaagagaccATTCTTTTAGATTAAATTTGGTGATTGTTATGTGGGATACAATCTATAGGACTGACAGATACAGGGTCGATCACATACAGCAGTCTCTCTGGAGTGAGAATGTAGCCAGCTGGTGTCACTGATATCCTTTGCACTCTCAGCATATTCCCAACTACCAACTGTATtacactcagcttcttctttcAGATACTAAGGGACAAAAATACAGCCTCCCGAACTGCAATCCCTCCCCTataacccccccacccccaacacCACTTCCCcaccctcaacacacacacatgcattttaacacataaaataaaaacctaaatTACAGTGTAATCTACAAAACTTCAACTTGCTTCCAAGGCATATATCATTTACCTGTCTACTTATATCTTTATTAGCAATCTTCAATAATGCTCTTCATTTTTAAAGCCTACCAACTCTACCAACTCATACTGCTGTCTTTTTGTTGATATTTGAAATATTACCATTTAGAAACtgcaatgaataaaataaaaaaaaacgcaaAAACATAGGTCGATTGAATATACTAGcgtttatataacattttacatttctgtatagGTTTAATGCATAGGCATTTAAGTTTTAAGATATTTTTTGTAGCTTTATCAATCAAAGGTTTTTTTCAAGGTCAATAAACCACAACAGTTAACAGTTTTTGATGCCAATGTATCATACAACCTGTTTTGCTCAAACCAGAAATAAACTAAAGGCCACTTTTTTGGTTAATGTGATATTCTCGTTCAAAGTATATCATAACACACAGTAATAGTAAACATCCTCAGGCATTTAGGTCATGTGAGGAAGTGTATTCTGCCACTGAATTCACATTCCAGGGCCATGTGGTAAACGAAACCTTGTGTTGCGTATTGCGTATAAGTTTTATCAGCACAAGTCCGTAAAGCAGGTCGGGGGTTACAGACTGGTCAAACAGTTCAGTTGCTTTTTTCATGATAACAACACTGGTTTGCCCAATATACAAAACACCCTGGAATTATTTTAGAATGTGGATCTTTGTATTGTGAAGACTTTTTTCGGTGTATTTCAGAGAATTGAGACCTTATCTTTTAGCTCATTTTAGTGCAAGCAAAGgcaatttctttcatttaaaatatgacTGCCATAATAGATATGCATCCATCATATGTATCTCCATGTAAATATCATATCCATGTGtttcttattacttatttaATGTATTGTCAACTACCAAATGGGTATGACTTactaaaaaataattatgtcattttttaattttcgttcttggattttttttttttggtttgttggaTGGTGGAGGGTTTTGTGATTTAACCATTAGTTGCTTTTTGTCATTGGATTTGCCAACAGTTATAGCATTAAAGCATCCTGcatcaaaaaaaaagatttccatAAAATTGGCATATGTACGGTTTTAATATATGTGTGGGAAAAACAGACACGTAAACCTGAATATATGATTGCTTGCATGCATGCTCTGCACTTTGACATTAATTAGAAATAATATGACTTGGAGAGAAAGCGCATGACAGCATTATGCACGTATGTCTATGAGCAGGTGGTGTGTCCCAGATCTGAAAGGTCTGTAGGGGTGTCTTTGCTCCCTGGTTGCTAACAGATAATCATTAATCCTCTGCCCTTTTCTCTGGTGGCAGTAACCTGTAAAGTGTCAGACAGTGGAACAGCCCCGGTATTTGTTAGATAATAACTTGTGTATTGGATGCTGTCCCCCCGCTGCCTGTACTCCTGCTGTTGGCTGGTATGGCTTGCAAGAAGCTTCCCATTCCATCCCACAACTCCAGGTTATACTTACCTTTCTGCCCTTGTGACCTTTCCTACCCCACCCTTCCCTGGTTCAGAGCACACCCCTCCTAGGGCCCTAAGGAGGGGATAGGGTGGGGAGGCGCATGTCAGTGTGCCTCTCTCTTTGTCACTCCAGGTTATGGACTGGTGGTTCAGGACGCGTTGGTCTCGCCAGCCTCAGTGCAACACAGCCTGGCCTCGCCAATGGGGCTCGAGCCCTACTGGCAGGAAGTCTCTAGTATGGACGGTGCTCCCATAGCTACCACTGAAGAAGACACACTTATGGAGATGTCCGAGGTGCAGGTTTGGCCGTCAGGCAAAAGCCCATGTCTGGTGGCCGTGGAGGACTCCTCGCTTGAGTGTAGCAACGCTGAGGACTCAGAGTGTCTGTCCTATGGGAGTATGGGCAGACCAGGCAGTGCCACACCAGGTACAGGACGCGGTCCCATTGGCCTGAGCGGGTCCGTTGAGCTGCTAGAGGACCAGTCCATTGGGGCAGACTCGGAATACAGTGCTGCCACTCCAGGAACAGGGGTCAACATCAATGGGCTGGACGGAGGTCAAGGGTTGGAGACAGATGAGAAGGCAGTGGAGGTTGCGGTTGGTGGAGGCAGGAATGTTTCAGAAGGAGACACTGGAGGTTTGGGAGTAAGAGGTGACACAGGCTTAGTGGAAGGCTTGTCTGTCATTGCAGGACAGCAGAGAGTTTATGCTCGAATGTGTGAGTCTCCTGGGCTAAGCCGAGTGGCTGATCGCAACGGTGACAGGTGAGTTGGTACAGGTATAGATTTtgtaaaatttaatttttttttactttcttttaatATTGAAAAGGTTTATATGTTGGAAGAATTCCAAATTGACAATTTTGTCAGAAATTCCTGaacttaacaaaaaaaaaaaaaaaaaaaaaaaaaaaaaaaaaaatatatatatatatatatatatatatatatatatatatatatatatatatatatatatatattttatgactagaaaaaataattgtaaacTGATTAGAACAATTTAATATCTCAAATTAAATTAGCTAGACATTAGTCCAAACAAAAGCTCTTTTACCATTTCTTTTactaattgttattttttatctcAGGTCAAGTGGTGGTTCTTTCCTGTCCTACCTCCAAGAGCAGACTGGCCCTGGATGGCATCCCGTCCCAGATCCCACTCAGAACTGGGCAGGAACCTCACAGCCAGCCAATTTCAGACAGGCCAAGGAGTCCATGATGTCATCAGTGAGAGCAGCAGTGGATGGAGATTTGAGCCAGTCCCACCTGTCCCAGGAAGCTTTGCTCCAACCAGTACGAGACATGGGGCACTCAGAGATCCTACGTGGTCATTTTTGGGGAACTCAGCCTTTTGAGAAGGGCCTAGGCTTCCCCCACAGAGTACCAGACCTTCGAGGATGGGAAGATATGCACCTCAGAGGACAAGTAAGAGCTGGGAATTTGTTGGGATGTCAACACTCACATAAGATAACAGGGTGGGGCTCACCAGTATGTTGTGTGTCTGGCAATCAATTTCAAATGTGGCACATCCAAAAAGATATTTGGCAGCTCATTTGCACCTTTTGGGTTTAGATCAGAAAATCTTTCCAAGAAGGATAGGGAGTATTATATTGTGCTTCATTACTTGAGCTGGTAAGTGTTATTGCACTCCAGTGGTCAGTAGAGCATATAGCATTTGGACACGTCTTTTGAATAGTTGAAACTGATGTTTTTGTTCAGTACTGGCTTGAAGTAGAGGTTCTTGGTGCCTTGTAAGTGACACTCTGCAAGCTGAAAAATGTTGTTCCCACCTTGgtatgtggggaaaaaacattcATGCAATAGTGCTGTCTAATGCTGATGATTACCTTTTCAAAATGGTACAGATGGTATAGATTTAACCAAGAAGTATGTCTGTATATTAACTGATCTAAAATCAATATTGTTATAAAAACTAATCGAGAACTTAACACTGTTCGTAATGTGCACTGTCATGTTACTTTGACTTCACTCTGCAAACAAGGAGTCGAACTGGGGGTTGAGAAGGGGGTTGAAAAATTGCATGATTAGGTAGCTTTTTCAGGAGTATATGGGTAATTGCATGTTGCCTCGAATGCAGCATAAGTATTGAAGTTTGGCCAAATTACTTGTTACTCAAGCGTTAGCTAAAgcaatgatatatatatatatatatatatattttgttacaGTGATGTAAATTCCTACCATTTTccaaattgtatttattattctgttcaAGTCATTAGGCATTTTGACCTTAAAACAAGTATGTTGTCCAGTTCCCTGGCTGCAAGCCATTTTAGACCCCTTGTTGCTCTTAACTTAAAAACATAGACATTATATCATAATCATAGGCTGATTGTTCACCAAACCACTcatacgtgcacacacacacacacacacacacatacacacacgcacacacatgcacagacaacCCAAGAAGGACACAACCAGTTGGTGCCAGATATAGCACCTGTcgtttttctcctctctcaccctcactatGGCCTCTGCTGCTACTCTTGCTGTTGGGGGAGGGATTATATGAGATATATTTGGATTTGAATAAATGGACAATAAGGTCATTGACTACAGTTGCATCTAACGAGTGGATAAATATCCTATTATTCTAATATGTGTGAGCTTAACACTGTAAACATTTTGAACAGAGCCAAATATGTTAGAATGGCAAACCACTGGCTTCCTCATAACCGGCTTTGCTTCAACCGATTCAAAAGATTGAATTTGATGTGTTTCATTAGTCTCAAATCCAGACAGTAAATGTGATGTGTACATGTCGCTTCTGCTTATGTCCTAAATGTAATATCAGTTTTACTTTGCCATTCAGACATGGTGTTAAATGAGTGACTGCTGCAGGTCACATGAGAGTTGGGTGTTtttagtagagagagagagagagagagagagagagagagcatttgtTGGTTATTGGATGAACACTTCTCACCACCCAGCTGAGAGAGCACAGAGGAAAAGAGACCACTAGACCACCAGGAGAAAGAGGACTAGGACGGGAATGGACTCTGACAAATGACTGTCAGAAGAACAGTAATGAGGAAACGGAAAAGTTAAGCAAATCCTGTGGTGTTTTTGAGGGTCAGAAGCAGTGTGACCTGAGCAACTACacgtgtgtgtgcccgtgattGTGCGAGACGTGATGTGGACTTTAATtacagagctgcttttcagctTTGTGGTGCTGGCGTTTCTGGTGCTCAGCTGCCAGAGTGTGTTGCACATTGCTAGTGGCACCGTGCGATCAGTGctcacttacattcacacacagcttGACCGGGAGTTGGGGGAGGATGAGAGCATGCCAGACCAAGAGGAGAACGTCACCACTCGAGTGGTGCGCCGCAGAGTTATTCTGAAGGTATCCCATAATGCATGTATGGGGGATGGCAGGGGAGGGGAGGCTGCTAGTTACAAGTGGAGCTTCTTGCCTATTCTATAGGAAATATATCACTCTCTCAGTTGACATGCTAACAGTAAAAGTGGACATTCTAATACCTTTAGCAACATTTTGAGCTGCTAGTACAGTTATAATGAtgtttaatagaaaaaaatcgGTGATAaaaattttgttttctgttagcTCCTAAAAACAAATGAGCACAAACTTCTTTTCACAACATTGTTCAAGCAAGAGTAGCAATCAACCATATTATGTCATTGATAGTAGTATTAGTGTGAAACTTGAAACTTTGGAAGCTAAGCATACAGATGAGAAGATCAGAGAGTTGGACACACTAAAGGGCTAAAGTGCTGCAGCATCACTCTTGCTAGAGGTAATGCAAGAGCTTGCTAAAATATCAGCAGGTAGTCAACAGGGCATTGTTGAAAATCGTTGATCAGAGTGAAAATAGGCCATGAAATAAGTTTAAACACAAGTGTCAATTCAAGCCCACATTGTCTCAGGTGTTGTGTTCACACTTCAATCAAATATTGATTATAAATCAGTTCAGTCTGCACTGGCTGTGTTGTTACTGTCTTAGAGTCAAATTCCCCGAGTCGACGACGCATGACACTGCTCTTGTTTGACGCATTGTGGCTAGAAACTAAACTTGCCTCCTATTACAGAGGAGAGAGTCTTCTCATATAGAAATGTAAGTCTTATATTCAGTTATACAATTCAGTGTGAATTAAAGACTGAGTTTCCACACAGCACTAACGAAATAATGTGAGCgtgattaattatatttatgacAGGCAGGCATATTTATATtgggcagatgcccttatccagagcagcttcaTGTTAAATCAATGCGAATAACAGGCACTACATTGAATCTCataacatatatttatatatatatatatatatatatatatatatatatatatatatatatatatatatatatatataatgtatatcaGTCATTCAGTATGCTGGAGGTCTGCAGCTGATAAGGCTGAGAAATATTGAGTCAGTAAACAACAGAAGCTGAGAAGGGGAGAGTTTATCAGCAGGCGTCCAGAACTAGTCAAATAATTATTGAACGTTACACATTTAATCTAACtctcaaaacaaaaataagcaGGGTTGTGCGGTCAAGGGAGGcaggaaatgtaaaaaaaaaatactcatgtaaagtaaaaaataataacaataacaataataaataaattaaaataataataataataataataataataataataataataataataataataataataataaatctaaactTTTTTCCACtggtttgtgtataaatgtaatttatgtATGCCTCCAATCTTTTCAATCATTATATAGTCAAAATTTGAATTTGTGTGGTTTTCCTGTTTTAAAACAGGAGACGCAATGTGTTTAGCGGATTGCACTATCCCTCACAAACTGGATTGAGCGTGTGAAACTGTCGTGAAactgtctctctgtatttcaCCAATATCATGTTTGT
Proteins encoded in this region:
- the ank1a gene encoding ankyrin-1a isoform X7: MWTLITELLFSFVVLAFLVLSCQSVLHIASGTVRSVLTYIHTQLDRELGEDESMPDQEENVTTRVVRRRVILKGDEAVDLPGEQVSEEQFTDEHGNIVTKKPDVVDVKKGGAQIVKCATLRRVKQ
- the ank1a gene encoding ankyrin-1a isoform X8 yields the protein MWTLITELLFSFVVLAFLVLSCQSVLHIASGTVRSVLTYIHTQLDRELGEDESMPDQEENVTTRVVRRRVILKGDEAVDLPGEQVSEEQFTDEHGNIVTKKDLSPAPKPSLIDT